The DNA sequence aaattctAACTGCTGTTTTTTAAAGACGAAAATCAGGCTTCAACGCAAATGGACTGCGGTAGAGATTTGATACAACCAGTAAGCCAGATAAGCATCAAAATTTAAGAATCATCGTAACCAACATCAGACCAGAGGTTTAGATTGCACTTACTTTCCAGGACACATTCCGAAAGATTCGAAGCCGCCAAGTAACGATTACACTCAAACCCTATTTCAACGGCTATCGGCGTTGATTGAACGCGCTTGAGGCAGGTCGCGATGTCAAACCACATCCAACATCCAGCTGCCAATGTATCGATGAGAAAATGCGTCATTTCCACCGCTCCTTCGCACCCTTTTTTGCATGTAATTGCTGGGTATTAGTATTCGaacatttattacaatttcCTTGAAACAAAGTGGAACATTCTTTCTCGTCCCATTCCATCATTATCCTATCGCATACTCACCGATACCGTTCGCATTCCATCACGCACTATACagcgaccaccaccaccaccgcaacaTCAGCTGTCACAATGCGTGTTGTTTACCTTTTCCCGTGTGACAGCGAGCAGGGCGCGCGCGACACGACACGGAAAACCGCATGTGAAGTGACTCTACCGCAACTGACAGCtaatgtttacgttttttgaCCGTGCGcagagtgtgcgtgtgtgcgtgtttgtgtttgcacaCGGTTGATCAATTGTTTTTCTACGGCAATTTGTTGTAACGAATCGGGCGATTTGGATTTTTGGAAAGCACGCGCCAATAAGCTGGTGAGCGCCCTTCCCGTTCGGGAAAAGTTCTCTGTgtggatgtgttttgttttcgatcGAAAGTGTTGCTAACTTTCCCAACCCACCATGTGGGATTTGGTTGcagggtttctttttttttttggcaggcCAGACGAGAGCGACCGAGCGGCTGGCGAAACGTCAAAACGACGGGTTCACCGTTTAtcacattttattttgattgccGGATGGAATCGCACCGGAACCGTACGCGCGCACCGAGGAAGAAACGCGAGCAGGCAGCCGGGAGAAAATAGCGACATCTGTGGCGCACCTTCCTCCCCTCCCAATTCCCGACTCCCCGAAAACGCCACGGCGTGGCATCTGTATCTCCCATCCACCGACAAGGATACAGCtacacacacagccaaacgCACGAAACTATCGCCACACGGAGCGAGCAGGGCTGCCATTGGGCGGCCAGCATCCGGGCCTCGTGCTGCGAGCAGTACGGAAACAGCCGGCCGGAGAGGGCAAAGAAAGCACCTTAAAGGAAGGCACCATACCAGACCAGAGCGCCGGACGTAGCATCCGGGTAAGTGGGCAAGGAAGCTCGGTTCCGGGCCGGAAGCCGTTCTTACACATCTACACTTCTCCCCCACAGGATCCGCGACGAGCCCCCATGTCCACTGACTAAGGAGCACGTTCCGCTATCCGCGCCGGGCAGACATGACGCAGGGCAGACCatgggagggaaaggagacACAAAACCGTCACAGCAGCAGTGCGCGGCGAAGCGGCGCACCAAGAAGAAGCCAGCAACCGACCAGCAACGGGTAAGGACTAATGGTgcgagctcggaatcggacctacccgattccggttccatgttcggaatcaattctggagccgattccgattcctgAGATAACTTCGAAGCCTATTACGGAATCGACTCCTGCTGGAGTCGAATTCTGGagttggctccggaatcggtatCGACCTGGGAATCACAGTTTGCCCCGGTAACGGAATCAGAGttgactccagaattggaattaactctggaatgagaatcagttcttgaattccaataagaagtttcagaagcgaaatcaatccgggaatctccatgagaatgagTCGTTTACACCAGAGACGTCAAAACGGGGGCCCGCGTGGTCTTTCAATGTGGCCCGCGACCGCTTGAGCCAACAATTTATTCGTAGAAGCATTTCTGCTTCCGCAGTTCAGCCAATACCAAACACCTGCAATATGAAAAGATTTTCAACTTTGCAGGTTTCTCTACTGATTCTACTGATCAGACCATGCAACGTCATAAAAACATTGTCGGTGTTAGACCGTACCTTCTTTCTATGCCTGTATGCACATAAAAACATTAGAAATTCAGCTTTTAATATTGGACAATTTTAGTAAAATTGCTATAAAATAGTTGAAGCCCTGTTAAATCCTTTGcgatgaattttgtttttagtaacaaatatatttgatgaacatttttttatagaaactATTTACGAGTCTGCTTCAAATTCTTACAAAACTGCTAGTGTCTGGAAGTATCTTATACTTCTGTTTggtaacatttttattattttattgttcatCGAATCAAAACACAAATTTATTAACAGAAAGgcatgaaaaaataacaaaatcacTCGACCAACAGGAATTAAAAAAGGAAGCTCCTACATTTTTTGGCATATTGTTTTCGCAAAAGATCGGAACACAAGGACTGTTTAGGAACGAGGTCAAGTGTAGAACGATTTGACAAGTAGCCAAAAGTTCGTTACAGGCAGTTTGAAATCTAAGAGCCCTTTTCGATTCAAATTTTACttgtgataaaaatgataaatcgGTCTGGTGATCACaagaaaattgtaaattgGTTATTGAATATTTCAGCAAATGTATTGATGCTTCTTTTAATAATGATGGTTTTAGGGTTTGATGAGTTTCTTCCAGGGCTTTCTGCTGTCAAAAGGCATCCAAGATGGCCAAACCGATTTTGGCTAATACTTGACCTTGTTCATACACAGTCCTTGGTCGGAATACCTAAATAGGGGTATGGTTGCATCTTAGAACATTATACTTCTGCAAACTGTTTTTGAAATCAAGTGAAATCAGATGCCAGCACAAACACGTGTTACTTTTGATAGTATAAAGCAGCCTACCAAGACAAATGTGATTAGATAAACTATAGCTGAGCGTTTGCGACTCTTTTTGGTCTCCATAAGAAGAATGAGGATTTCTACGGAGATTGTCAGGAAGGTACTAACGGTTGCTTATATGATTTAAGGACTTATATGACAGATTGCACTCCCCAACTTTCAAATGAAGATTTGTCCAAGTCTGGAATAGACTTGACGAACCGGCCTATAGTAATTAATGGACCTTGGACAGCATCAAAAGTAAGAATTCACTGTTTCTAACGAACGTAAATGCTGGTCTACTAgttcaaaaatattaataatcaaaataatacataaaCAAGCAACATAAAATCTACTATTTTTTATTGGATAAATCAACGTAGTTATTCATGACCAGTTTGTGGCATTATTTTTGCCTGTTTTGCATATAACAACGTAACTGTTATCCCATAATGAAATAGGAACTGCTAACGATCTGATTTTTGTATCAcataatttcatttaaaaacaagGCTGGGGCCCGTGATACTATTTTCAGTAGCATTTTGGCCCGTGGAGTCAAATTCGAGCTTCGGCACGTGAGGTAGGAGCAGCTCAGGTAGCAGCAGCTGTACTGCTGTGATACCGAGCGAGACGCATAGACAACGCATCTAGAGGACATGTGTAGTCGTGAGGAAACTGTGTCTTTCTTGCCATATCCTTGCCTTTAGATCCtgatgagtgaagcatgcatacctttagggTACGTTCCTGGTATAAACCTAACCCTCTTACGTTAATGGTGAAGATATTGGCTCTGCATTCGGATATGGTCGTCGTGGGACCGTCGTGTGTACGCGGACATTGCCCGATAATCAGTTTGACATCGCTGGTTTACTAGTAGATTTGGATTCTTTGTGGCTATCAATGCGTAGCATCATTGGAGCAtcaaacgcctattcttatggagatgccgCAACCGACTCTaatttcgaagccgattcggagctgattccaaaaccgattccgattttggagccgattccgatttcggaaccgattccgaaaccgataccgattctggaaccgattccgatatCGAAACCGATTCAGATtttggaaccgattccgattttggagccgattccgatttcggaaccgatttcGTTTTCgaacccgattccgattccgtaaccgattccgattccgcaaccgattccgatttcgaaACCGATTCAGATTTTGGAACCGATTCCGTTTTTGgaactgattccgattccggaaccgatttcgattccagaaccgatttagattccggagccgatttcaattccggagcagatttcgattccgattccgattccgattccgattctgatCTCGGAGCCAACGCCTAacgcctattcttatggagatgccgCAACCGACTCTaatttcgaagccgattcggagctgattccaaaaccgattccgattttggagccgattccgatttcggaaccgattccgttTTCgaacccgattccgattccgaaaccaATTCCGATTGTGGAATCGATTCAGATTTTGGAACCGATTCCGTTTTTGgaactgattccgattccggaaccgatttcgattctggagctgatttcgattccgattccgatttcggagccaacTCCGAATCCGAAACTGATTTCTATTCCGGAACCGTTTCTAGAGCCGATTCCGCAAACGATTCCGGATACTGATTCCGAACCTActatctggaatcgattccagcaaactttggagctagccggaatcgattccgacgaaaacttcatttatCCCTTTCACTCCTAAGGACGGATCGTCCCACCCGAAACCGTACCAAGctaatttgttgttttgtttttcccgcgCCGCAAACAGCAACCCAAAACGATCCCTTCTGGCGGCGGTGGCTCGGGGCTGGTCCGCGCGTCGTCCGGCGACCGCCAGGAGCAGGAAATGTCGGCCGGTGGCGGTGGAGGCGGCGGCAAGCGCTACCAGACCGCCCGCACCCAGGCGGCCTCCCAGCGGCGGGTGCGCCGGCTGGCCTCGGATGGCCCCGCCGGCCCggacggtggcggtggcggtgcggTGCCGCACGAGCTAGCAGCGAACGTGCCGGCGGACATGCGCATCTCGAAGCTGCTGCGCCGGCTGGTGGGCGAAACGAGCGGCGGCCCCCTGTTTGCGGAGCTGTGCGACCGGCTGGAGCTAGTCATACTCGACCCGTCCAACGCGTCCTACGTGCGCAAATCGTTCGACCTGCTGGCGCACACGGTCGCGCAGATACTGGAGGGCGGGCTGCGCGAGTGCCAGGACCGGGTGGCGCAGCTGTTCGGCATGCTGCTGCACGTGCTGGTCGGGGGCGCTGGGCCCGACTGTGGCACGGTGCTGCGCGGCTGGACCGACCGCTACCTGAACCAGTCGAAGCGCATCCGGCGGCCGGCGCTGGTCGCGCTCCGGcagctggtggtgctggatCGGCCGGAGCGGGGGCTGGAACCGGTCGCCGACTGGCTGGTCGGCTACCTGCAGCAGATACTCGAGCAGACGGACGTGCTGGACGTGTTTCTGCTCGTGACGGACGTGATGGTGCGGCTGGCGGACGGGTACGGGCACGCGTTCGCGCCCCATTTCAGCGACATCGTGGACATTGTGGTCGGCTGGCAGCTGGAGAGCACGCAGCCGACCGCGGTGAAGCTGCACTGCGCGCGCGTGCTGCTCGCCTTTCGTCCGTTTTGGTGCGAGCAGCGTGACGTCACGTTTAACCTGCTGGAGCAGTTTAGTGAGGATATCGATGGGCACTGCGGCGACGTAGAGTACGCGGACCGGGCGCAGGCGGACGACGCGAACCGGCTGTTCGGTGCGCTGCTGACCGCGTTCAACAGCGTGTTCAAGTGCCTGCAGGATGCGGCCGGCGACGGGACCTTCCTGCTGCAGCCGGACGAGCTGGCCCGgttcgactgctgctgctgcacgatcGTGGCGATCGTGGTGCGGCTGCTCGAGGCACCACCGACGGGGCTGGCCGTGGCCGCCATTTGTGAGTTCATCATGCTGAAGCTAATGCTTCCCGCGACCACCCTAACGCCGCTGGGAGAGGACGAGCTGCTGGAGATTGTCGGTCGGTTGGTGCAGCACGGCAGCGGCTACAGCGACGAGCAGATTGGAGCCGTGCTGCACCTGCTGCTGCGGTACGCGGACGCTGGCGGCAACACGGAAAGGCAGCACGCACGCGCCCTCGCGCTCCGGCCGCTGATCTTCGCGGAGAGTGGACCGTTCTACGCGTTTCGCTACCGGCAGAGTGCGGCCGTGAAGCgggccctgctgctgctctaccACCGCATGCTGACGCTCAAGCACGCGGAGGTGCTGCAGGGCGCGTACCGCTCCATCCTGGCCGACATCGACGATGCGCTCGGGAGGCTGCGGGCGGTCGGCAACCGCACCCCGTCCCCCGGGACGCTCGTGCGCCTCCAGTACCGCATCCAGTtcaatctgctgctgctgtcgccgCTCGCCATGGCGCGCAGCTCCATCTTCATCACCTGGACGCTCCGGGAGGATCCGGTGCTGCACGTGCTGCTCGAGCGGCTCGCGCCGGCCGACGGCCGGCTGTGGGATCGGCGCACGCACGCCCCGCTCCACTACGCCGTGCTGCTGACGGCGTTCCACCACTGCAGCGCGAACAACCACTTCATCTCGTCGAGCGGGCTGCTGCGGCCGGCGGGCCGCACCGTGGTGGAGCGGTTCCGGCGCGACACGAGCGACACGGACGCCCCGCCGGAAAGCCCCACCGCGGACCATTTCGGGCTGGTGCTGCGCTTTCTCGGCACGATACTGCGCCAGTGGGGCGCCCGGCAACAGTCGGGCGGCCGGCTGTACGGTGCGGTGCGCGGGACggagctgctgccgctgctgctcgacTGGTGCGTTGCGATCGTGACGCAGACGACGCGGTACCATGATGTGCTGCACGATTGCGACGACTTCAACCAGCTGCTGGTGCACGTCGGGACGGTGGCGGTCGAGCGGGGCAGCGAAAGTGAAACGATCGGGTTGCGCTGTGCGGACTGCCTGGATGCGGCGTGCCGGTTTGCGAGCCTGCACCCGTCGGCGTACCAGGCGATCGCGGAGGCGTGCTGCGTCCATCTCTGCTCGGTGTACGGCAGCCTGCGGACGCGCTACACGGTCATCTTTTCCAAGCTGCCGCTGCGCCACTCGCTGCGCCAGGTGAACGAGTTTACCGGGGTGAACCGGCGCCGCTGGGAGCAGATCGGGGAGCTGAAGAACGGGCTGTACCATCAGGGCGGGTACGCGCTGCAGCATTCCGCCACGCTGCGCATGGCCGATCTGCGCACACTGTTCAACCGGATCGCGTTCAGCAGGGACGGTTCGGAGTACGCCGGGGGCTACCTGCACGAGCTGCTCACCCGCTCGTTCAACCAGCCGTCCCGGTACGGCGAGATGGCGCTGCGCGATCTGCGCTGCCTCATCCCGTGGGCCCAGTGGGAGGCGGCCCAGCTCTGCGTCAACCAGAAGCTGCGCACGCCGTTCGGCAAACCGCAGAGCACGTTCCTGCGCATCGAGTCGATCGTGAAGCAGTGCGCCCGCATACTGGCGCTGACGGACCGGTTCCCGGTGCGCGACATACGCACCTCGATCGCGAACCAGCGGCACGCCCGCATCCTGCTCGGCTTTCTCGAGGCGCTGGAAAAGTCGATCTACAACGCGGCGGAGGGCACGGCGTACGCGCTGCCGGCGCCGGAGAAGCCCGCCCGCACCTTCTTCCGCGTGAACCAGTCGACGTGCGCGGAGTGGTTTACGCGCATCCGCACCGCGGTCGATCTGGTCGCGCTGCACTGCATGGAGCCGGAGATGGTGATACGGTACTCGGAGGCGGTGCTGCGCGAGCTGGTGGCGGCGGGCAAGACGGGCGACCCGATCTTCGAGCACATGCTGATGTCGCTGGTGTGGGCGCTGGTGCGCAACTGGGAGTCGGACGCACTGTACGGCGTGTACGTGTGGAGCAAGCGGCTGACCGGGCGCAAGTACTCGTGGATCCGGATGGCGGCGGAGGAAGCGTCCGGGCATCGGGAGACGGCGGCGAGCGGGTTCCGCAGCATACTGGCCGACCCGGGCAGCGCGGGGATGGACCGGCACATACGCGATTTCATCGTGGACCAGACGATCCTGTCGCTGCTGTTCACCGGCGACTATCGGCAGCTGTACGAGTTTCTGCTGGCGGAGGAAAGCAGCGGGACGCCGCGGGCCACCATCCCGCTGATAACGGTGACGGCCGCCCAGATCCGGTCGATCATACGGTACGAGGAGACGCACGACGTGAGCGTGATCGACATCAGCCAGTGGGAGCTGGTGGACGTCGGCACCAACATCCCGAACGACTTCTCCTGCCACAAGGCGATCTGCGCGGTCGAGAACAGCCTGTCCGGGATCATACTGCAGGAGCAGATCGAGCAGCGCCAGCGCATGATCGACGCGAGCACCGAGCTGATCCAGTGCTACCTGCAGGAGTGCCTGCTGACCCGGTGCCGCGAGTACCTGTTCCAGCTGACCATCACCAACCACATCCTGTACAAGATCGCGCAGCGCATCCGGGCGCCGGACGCAACGGCGGCCGCCGGTGAACCGGCCggtgccaccaccgccgccgcggACGGTAGCGGCGGACTCGGCTCGCTCAATGTGGAGAAGTTTTACGGCACGCTCACGCTGATGCGGCTGCTCGCCTGGTCCGAGTTTCTGCTCGCCGATGCCGACGCGggcgaacagcagcaaaacatcGACCTGCGCCTCGACATGGTGTCGATCGGGCGCAAGGAGAAAAACTACGCCCTGTGCCGCCGGGAGCTCGAGAAGTACTACCACAAATCGAACCTGATCGGGCGACTGGGGGCGGCCGGCGCCGAACCTCCCAAGCAGCAGCGGCTCACGCTCGAGCAGGTGGCGGCCGCGCTGACCGCCCGCAGCGCTGGGGCGGCCGTGTGGGACGAAAACCTGTCCCGGGCGGTGTACGAGCACTGCAAGTGGCTGCACTGCCAGCCGGGCAAGCGGCTGGAGGCGATCAACTTTGCCGCCTGCGCGACGGCCGCCATCGATGGGGTGCTGCGGGAGCGGCGCGGCACGGAGCCGCGGCTAGCCGAGCGCGTTGGCCGCTTCCTGCTCACCATCAGCGACTGGATGGCGGGCGAGGCGGGCGAACCGACGGCGAACGAGCTGGCGAGCGTGCGGCGGCTCGGGCAGCTGCTGCCGGCGGTCGGGGCAAAGCCGCTCGCCGCCGACCACGCGCACATGTTCCGGGCGTCGGACCGGCTGATCGGGACGCTGCTGCAGGGCGCGGTGGACCGGTGTCCGTCGCTCGCGAAAGCCTGGTTCGCCCTCGGGTCGTGGCTGTACCGGTGGGGCAAGCGGCTGGTGGAGCACAGCGCCGCGGACGGTTCGCCTTCGAGTTCGCCTGTGCGTATCAGCGTGGACCAGGTGGCGGGCATCGTGGCCGGGCCGGCCGTTTCCCTTGCCGACTGCGAGCGCATCGTGGAGATACTGAACGAGCACGAGCCGGCCCGAATGGTGGCCGGGCCGGATGGGGGCGAGGGCGACGAACCGGACGAGCTGGAGCTGGACAGCTCGACTACGATCGGGTCGATCGGGCTGCTGGACGCGCTGCACCGCGCGATGCCGGGCCTGGAGCGGAACGTGCCGCCCGACCGGCTGCACGCGATCATCGACATCTGGCGCAGCAACCATCGGGCGGTGTACGGGCACTACGAGGCGGCGGCCGAGGCGTACTTCCGCTTTCTGCAGCTCTCCTCCGGCCGGAACGAggcggtggaggaggagggcgTGGACAGCGAGCGGGCCCGGTCGGTCACCGTCacgctgcggctgctgcgccTGATCGTGAAGCACGCGCTCGGGCTGAAGGAGGTGCTCGAGGAGGGCCTGGCGACGACGCCGAGCGAACCGTGGCGCGTCATCACGCCGCAGCTCTTCTCCCGCCTGGCGCACCACGAGCCGTACGTGCGGCGGCGCGTCTCCGAGCTGCTGTGCCGGGTGGCGAAGGATGCCCCGCACCTCATCATCTTCCCGGCGGTGGTCGGCTCGGTGCAGGAGGAGCCGAGCCAGCTGGCCGTGGTGGACGTGCTGCGTGACGGCGTGGAGGAAGTTTCCAACCGGCTGGAAGGGGAGGGCGAGAGCGCGCAGTCGGCGCAGGACGGTGGGGCCGGGCTGAGCTTTTGCTTCAACGCGCTGCTCGACATACTGTCGCGCGAAATCCCCGACACGGTCAAGCAGGTGCAGACGCTCGTGCACGAGCTGCGCCGCATCTCGCTGCTGTGGGAGGAGCTGTGGGTGGTGTCGCTGCAGCAGATCTACGCCGACTACACCAAGCGCATACCGACGTTCGAGGCGGAGTACCGGCGCCTCTACGCGTCCGGCCAGCTTACCGACCAGCGGCGAGCCCTGCTCGCCGAAAAGCATCGCCTGCTGCTCCGGCCGCTCCTGTTCGTGCTGGAGCAGCTGTACGGCATAACGTCGCGCCCGGCCGAAACCAATCACGAGCGCCACTTCCAGGAGCGCTACCACCGGTACATCCGCAACATGCTCGCCAAGCTGCGCGAGCCGGCCGACTTCAGCCGGCCGATCGAGGGCTGGAACCGGTTCCGCACGCTCTAcgcccagctgcagcagcgcaGCCAGAAGCGCTTCTCCTTCTTCCTGCGGCTGGCCGACGTCAGCCCGAACCTGCTGCGCCTGTCCAACACGGCGATCGCGATGCCCGGCATCGACACGACGCTCGCCGGCAGCCGGCAGCCGATCCTGATCCGCACCGTCGACAACAACATCCAGATACTGCCGACCAAGACGCGCCCGAAAAAGCTCACCTTCTGCGGGAACGACGGGCGCCGGTTCGGCTACCTGTCCAAGGGCCTGGAGGATCTGCACCTGGACGAGCGCATCATGCAGTTCCTGTCGATCGCGAACCTGATGATGACGAAATCGATCGACTGCAATGGCAACGTGACGCACTACCGGGCGGAGCACTACTCGGTCATACCGCTCGGCCCGCGGTCCGGGCTGATTACCTGGGTCGACCATACCGTGCCCATCTTTTCGCTCTACAAGAAGTGGCAGCAGCGCGAAGCGCTGCAGAAGAAGGAGGGCAAGGGTGCCGGGAGCAGTGCGACGCTGCGCCCATCGGAGCTGTTCTACAAGTAAGTGGCTCCATGGGAACTATCAAAAAAAGACTAATTTTCCCAACaaatttttgtgttgtgttttagcAAACTGACGCCCCTGCTGCAGAGCCACGGGCTGAAGGCGAACGCGAGCCGGCGCGAGTGGCCGCTGCCGGTGCTGAAGCAGGTGCTGGCCGAGCTGCAGCAGGAAACGCCCCGCGACCTGCTGGCGAAGGAGCTGTGGTGCCACAGTGCGACCGCGTCCAGCTGGCGGCAGGTCATCCGCAGCTACTCGCTGTCGCTCGCGGTGATGAGCGTGATCGGGTACATCATCGGGCTGGGCGACCGGCACCTGGACAACGTGCTGGTCAAGCTGGCGACCGGCGAGATCGTGCACATCGACTACAACGTTTGCTTCGAGAAGGGCAAAACGCTGCGCGTGCCGGAGAAGGTGCCGTTCCGCATGACGCCCAACCTGGAGGAGGCGCTCGGCATGACCGGCATCGAGGTGAGTGTTGCTTTACTTGCTACCTTACAGTTCAGTGTGCTATGATGCCTCAACCTGATAACATTTCCTAGTAATTctgaaaattgtttgattgacattttatcgaaaactaaggtgtattttaattaaaagggAAACATATCAAATTATCGTTGTGTGTCGAACAGTTCTCCACGTGGACTCTCTAATAGCGAGTACCACTCTGAACAATTTTTTCCCCGATCGCATCCATCAAACTCCAATAATTTCTAAACGGTTGaagtttcaaaacaaaaaatacaagtGTTGAAAGATACTAGAAAAGTGAGAGTGCCGCTCATCAGTGTGCCAACATCCAGTATATGGGGGCTATTCCAAATAAGTGTTGAGAATAACGCCCGTAAAGAtttaacactctgg is a window from the Anopheles merus strain MAF chromosome X, AmerM5.1, whole genome shotgun sequence genome containing:
- the LOC121589538 gene encoding serine/threonine-protein kinase Smg1 — protein: MGGKGDTKPSQQQCAAKRRTKKKPATDQQRQPKTIPSGGGGSGLVRASSGDRQEQEMSAGGGGGGGKRYQTARTQAASQRRVRRLASDGPAGPDGGGGGAVPHELAANVPADMRISKLLRRLVGETSGGPLFAELCDRLELVILDPSNASYVRKSFDLLAHTVAQILEGGLRECQDRVAQLFGMLLHVLVGGAGPDCGTVLRGWTDRYLNQSKRIRRPALVALRQLVVLDRPERGLEPVADWLVGYLQQILEQTDVLDVFLLVTDVMVRLADGYGHAFAPHFSDIVDIVVGWQLESTQPTAVKLHCARVLLAFRPFWCEQRDVTFNLLEQFSEDIDGHCGDVEYADRAQADDANRLFGALLTAFNSVFKCLQDAAGDGTFLLQPDELARFDCCCCTIVAIVVRLLEAPPTGLAVAAICEFIMLKLMLPATTLTPLGEDELLEIVGRLVQHGSGYSDEQIGAVLHLLLRYADAGGNTERQHARALALRPLIFAESGPFYAFRYRQSAAVKRALLLLYHRMLTLKHAEVLQGAYRSILADIDDALGRLRAVGNRTPSPGTLVRLQYRIQFNLLLLSPLAMARSSIFITWTLREDPVLHVLLERLAPADGRLWDRRTHAPLHYAVLLTAFHHCSANNHFISSSGLLRPAGRTVVERFRRDTSDTDAPPESPTADHFGLVLRFLGTILRQWGARQQSGGRLYGAVRGTELLPLLLDWCVAIVTQTTRYHDVLHDCDDFNQLLVHVGTVAVERGSESETIGLRCADCLDAACRFASLHPSAYQAIAEACCVHLCSVYGSLRTRYTVIFSKLPLRHSLRQVNEFTGVNRRRWEQIGELKNGLYHQGGYALQHSATLRMADLRTLFNRIAFSRDGSEYAGGYLHELLTRSFNQPSRYGEMALRDLRCLIPWAQWEAAQLCVNQKLRTPFGKPQSTFLRIESIVKQCARILALTDRFPVRDIRTSIANQRHARILLGFLEALEKSIYNAAEGTAYALPAPEKPARTFFRVNQSTCAEWFTRIRTAVDLVALHCMEPEMVIRYSEAVLRELVAAGKTGDPIFEHMLMSLVWALVRNWESDALYGVYVWSKRLTGRKYSWIRMAAEEASGHRETAASGFRSILADPGSAGMDRHIRDFIVDQTILSLLFTGDYRQLYEFLLAEESSGTPRATIPLITVTAAQIRSIIRYEETHDVSVIDISQWELVDVGTNIPNDFSCHKAICAVENSLSGIILQEQIEQRQRMIDASTELIQCYLQECLLTRCREYLFQLTITNHILYKIAQRIRAPDATAAAGEPAGATTAAADGSGGLGSLNVEKFYGTLTLMRLLAWSEFLLADADAGEQQQNIDLRLDMVSIGRKEKNYALCRRELEKYYHKSNLIGRLGAAGAEPPKQQRLTLEQVAAALTARSAGAAVWDENLSRAVYEHCKWLHCQPGKRLEAINFAACATAAIDGVLRERRGTEPRLAERVGRFLLTISDWMAGEAGEPTANELASVRRLGQLLPAVGAKPLAADHAHMFRASDRLIGTLLQGAVDRCPSLAKAWFALGSWLYRWGKRLVEHSAADGSPSSSPVRISVDQVAGIVAGPAVSLADCERIVEILNEHEPARMVAGPDGGEGDEPDELELDSSTTIGSIGLLDALHRAMPGLERNVPPDRLHAIIDIWRSNHRAVYGHYEAAAEAYFRFLQLSSGRNEAVEEEGVDSERARSVTVTLRLLRLIVKHALGLKEVLEEGLATTPSEPWRVITPQLFSRLAHHEPYVRRRVSELLCRVAKDAPHLIIFPAVVGSVQEEPSQLAVVDVLRDGVEEVSNRLEGEGESAQSAQDGGAGLSFCFNALLDILSREIPDTVKQVQTLVHELRRISLLWEELWVVSLQQIYADYTKRIPTFEAEYRRLYASGQLTDQRRALLAEKHRLLLRPLLFVLEQLYGITSRPAETNHERHFQERYHRYIRNMLAKLREPADFSRPIEGWNRFRTLYAQLQQRSQKRFSFFLRLADVSPNLLRLSNTAIAMPGIDTTLAGSRQPILIRTVDNNIQILPTKTRPKKLTFCGNDGRRFGYLSKGLEDLHLDERIMQFLSIANLMMTKSIDCNGNVTHYRAEHYSVIPLGPRSGLITWVDHTVPIFSLYKKWQQREALQKKEGKGAGSSATLRPSELFYNKLTPLLQSHGLKANASRREWPLPVLKQVLAELQQETPRDLLAKELWCHSATASSWRQVIRSYSLSLAVMSVIGYIIGLGDRHLDNVLVKLATGEIVHIDYNVCFEKGKTLRVPEKVPFRMTPNLEEALGMTGIEKVNAKCQRLEC